The stretch of DNA CATATGAACGCAGATTTACAGGATGCCAGAAAGATATACTCAGAAAAGGTAATCGAAAACTTTATGCAGCCTCAGAATGTGGGTAAGATTGAAGATGCAGATGCTATCGGGACTATAAAAGGTATTTGTGGCGATACCATGCAGATATGTTTTAAGGTAGCCAATGGTAAAATCACAGAGATCAGATTTATTACCGATGGTTGCGGGCCAACTATTGCCTGCGGCAGTATGGCTACTCAACTGGCTAAAGGCAAAAGTATTCAGGAAGCAATGAAGATTTCTCCCAATGATATCCTGGAAGGCTTAGATGGGCTGCCAGAAGACCATCTTCATTGTGCTATTTTAGCAGTAATGACACTTTACGGTGCGATAAGTAGATACTTATTATCCAAATAACACGGCGGTGTAGCCAAGCAGAGAAGGTAGAGGTCTGCAAAACCTCCATCCTCGGTGCAAATCCGGGCGCCGCCTCCAGAGTTAAAAAAGAGAAAGGTGATTAAAATGCCAAGAGGAAATGGAACAGGACCAGCAGGAATGGGACCAGGAACCGGCATGGGTAGAGGTGGCTGTATTCCTGGTGCAGGAATGGGAGCAGGTAGAGGGGGTGGCTTTTCTGGTGGAAGAGGTAGTGGCTGGTTGGGACTTATAGGGGCCCTACCGTATATTATCAGCCAGTTTCGCCAGATAAAGAAACCAGCAGCACTAAAAGCCTCCCAACTAAATAATCAACCAGTACCTGCAACTACACCAGAGCAAGAAAGGAAACAGCTTGAGAGCCAATTAGTAGAGATTAAACAGCAGATGAATGCTATTGAGCAACGCCTGGCAGAACTCAAATAATTGGTAACTGGTAACTGGTAATTGGTGATTGGTAATTGG from bacterium encodes:
- a CDS encoding iron-sulfur cluster assembly scaffold protein, whose protein sequence is MNADLQDARKIYSEKVIENFMQPQNVGKIEDADAIGTIKGICGDTMQICFKVANGKITEIRFITDGCGPTIACGSMATQLAKGKSIQEAMKISPNDILEGLDGLPEDHLHCAILAVMTLYGAISRYLLSK
- a CDS encoding DUF5320 family protein: MPRGNGTGPAGMGPGTGMGRGGCIPGAGMGAGRGGGFSGGRGSGWLGLIGALPYIISQFRQIKKPAALKASQLNNQPVPATTPEQERKQLESQLVEIKQQMNAIEQRLAELK